The Pirellulales bacterium genome segment TTTTGTCCAGGCGTTTCTCAAACTGTCCACATTTCAGCGGCAGTCCGCCTTTTACACTTGGCTGTATCGAATTGCCTTTAACGTGTCCATTAGCCGCCGTCGCAAACGCAAACCCACCGTCAGCCTGGATCAACGCCGCGAGGATCATGGCCAGGAACCCGCCGCCCGTCCCACAACCCCTGCGGACGACCTGGAAAGCGCGGAGCGCGTCGTTCAGGTGCGATCGGCTTTGGCCAGATTGCCGGACGAATATCGCACGGTATTGGTCCTGCGCGAGATTGATGGTTATTGCTACGAGACCATTTCCGAGATGTTGGATTTACCGCTGGGGACCGTGCGCAGCCGCTTGCATCGGGGAAGACTGGAATTACGAAATCTGCTCAAGGAAACCTGGCAGACCGAGGAACTTAATTAACCATCCATCCTTTGCGTAATCAATTACCGCATTTTTGACCCACACTTTGCTTCATGACCGCAGATTATCGACAATTCGACGGTTATTTGCCCGATGATGAACGCCTGAGTGCGTATCTGGACGGGGAATTGTCCGCGCCGGAGCAACTGCAACTGGAAGAGCGGCTTACGCATGATGCCCAATTACGGCAGTTGGTGGATGAATTGCGCGCGGTGCGCCAACAACTGGAATCCCTACCAGAATATAAGCTTTCGGGTGATTTTGCGGCGGGAGTGCTGCGCCGCACCCAGCAAGAACTGTTGTTGACCAATCCCCAGTCGCGGCTGGATGGCCCCCCCCCTGGATTACAAATAACACCCTCGCCCGCGATTACCCAGGCGTTGGAGTCCCCATCCACTCCGTCAAAGCCTGTGCCGCTTTCCCAACCCAGGGAAATCACCGACGCAAAATCACCCCTCGCTACGCCCTCCCGCCCGGCCCATTGGCGGCGGCCCGTGGTCTGGCTGGTGGTGGCGTCCGCCGCTTGCTTGATGATCTTGATTTCCAATTCCGATCGTCCCCGCGACCAAAACCCAAAAATCGTGGTTCTGCGACAGGAAGAGGCGTTAGGCCCTGCTGGCGATAAGTCACGGGAGAATAAACCCCAGGACCTTTCGGCTCCCT includes the following:
- a CDS encoding sigma-70 family RNA polymerase sigma factor translates to FVQAFLKLSTFQRQSAFYTWLYRIAFNVSISRRRKRKPTVSLDQRREDHGQEPAARPTTPADDLESAERVVQVRSALARLPDEYRTVLVLREIDGYCYETISEMLDLPLGTVRSRLHRGRLELRNLLKETWQTEELN